A stretch of Labrus mixtus chromosome 7, fLabMix1.1, whole genome shotgun sequence DNA encodes these proteins:
- the tfap2c gene encoding transcription factor AP-2 gamma isoform X3: MLWKLADNVKYEDDCEERHDGSSNGNPRLPHLPAVSQHLYSPSPSLSHSASSDFQPPYFPPPYQPISYPQSSDPYSHLGDPFNINSLHQSQASNQQQPWPGRQGQDGLGAHSRSGLASQILGLEGGSSGVRREGFRRPELLPPHAHSIDSSVIGDNMGMHDMGHGLEDVQHVDDHSIIMADQTVIKKGPVTLPKGNALGLPFQKESLLGMVSNPTEVFCSVPGRLSLLSSTSKYKVTVAEVQRRLSPPECLNASLLGGVLRRAKSKNGGRSLREKLDKIGLNLPAGRRKAANVTLLTSLVEGEAVHLARDFGYVCETEFPAKAIAEYLGRPHVERNEVNSRKNMLLAAKQICKEFTDLLTQDRSPLGNSRPAPIMEPGIQGCLTHFSLITHGFGSPAICAAMTSLQNYLNEALKQVDKMYLSSGSDTQGSSDSGSKSTDKMDKHRK, encoded by the exons ATGTTGTGGAAATTAGCCGACAACGTCAAATATGAGGACGACTGCGAG GAAAGGCACGACGGCAGCAGCAATGGGAACCCCCGGCTGCCTCACCTGCCAGCGGTCAGCCAACACCTCTACAGcccgtctccctccctctcacacTCGGCCAGTTCGGACTTCCAGCCCCCGTACTTCCCGCCCCCTTACCAGCCTATCTCCTACCCTCAGTCCAGCGACCCCTACTCCCACCTCGGCGACCCTTTCAATATCAACTCTTTACACCAGTCACAGGCGTCGAACCAGCAGCAGCCATGGCCTGGAAGGCAGGGTCAGGATGGGCTCGGAGCTCACTCGAGGAGCGGGTTGGCGAGTCAGATCCTGGGCCTGGAGGGAGGTTCGTCCGGGGTGAGGAGGGAAGGGTTCCGCCGGCCGGAGCTGCTGCCCCCGCACGCTCACAGTATAGACTCGTCGGTTATTGGTGATAACATGGGGATGCACGACATGGGACACGGACTGGAAGATGTCCAA catgtAGATGACCACAGTATTATTATGGCAGATCAGACAGTCATCAAAAAAG GTCCTGTCACTCTACCTAAAGGCAACGCGCTGGGTCTTCCTTTCCAGAAGGAGTCCCTGCTGGGAATGGTATCAAACCCCACGGAGGTGTTTTGCTCGGTGCCCGGCCGTCTCTCCTTGCTGAGCTCCACTTCCAAGTACAAAGTCACAGTGGCTGAGGTCCAGAGACGCCTGTCGCCCCCGGAGTGTCTGAACGCATCGCTCCTGGGAGGAGTTTTACGCAG AGCCAAGTCAAAAAATGGAGGCCGCTCTCTGAGAGAAAAGCTGGACAAGATTGGGCTCAACCTGCCCGCCGGAAGGAGGAAGGCGGCTAACGTAACTCTACTTACCTCACTAGTAGAAG GCGAAGCTGTTCATTTAGCGAGAGACTTCGGTTACGTGTGTGAGACGGAGTTCCCTGCAAAGGCGATCGCTGAATACCTGGGCCGGCCGCACGTGGAACGCAACGAGGTTAACTCTCGCAAGAACATGCTACTCGCTGCAAA GCAAATCTGCAAAGAGTTCACTGACCTGCTCACCCAGGACCGCTCACCTCTGGGAAACTCTCGGCCGGCCCCCATCATGGAGCCTGGGATCCAGGGCTGCCTCACCCACTTCAGTCTCATCACTCACGGCTTCGGCTCTCCGGCAATCTGCGCCGCCATGACCTCGCTGCAGAACTATCTGAACGAGGCGCTAAAACAAGTGGACAAGATGTACCTGAGCTCTGGTAGCGACACCCAGGGCTCCTCAGACAGTGGGAGCAAATCTACCGACAAAATGGACAAGCACAGGAA
- the tfap2c gene encoding transcription factor AP-2 gamma isoform X1 → MLWKLADNVKYEDDCEERHDGSSNGNPRLPHLPAVSQHLYSPSPSLSHSASSDFQPPYFPPPYQPISYPQSSDPYSHLGDPFNINSLHQSQASNQQQPWPGRQGQDGLGAHSRSGLASQILGLEGGSSGVRREGFRRPELLPPHAHSIDSSVIGDNMGMHDMGHGLEDVQHVDDHSIIMADQTVIKKVLGLRGGRNLDRLQRTYYQGGILAGPVTLPKGNALGLPFQKESLLGMVSNPTEVFCSVPGRLSLLSSTSKYKVTVAEVQRRLSPPECLNASLLGGVLRRAKSKNGGRSLREKLDKIGLNLPAGRRKAANVTLLTSLVEGEAVHLARDFGYVCETEFPAKAIAEYLGRPHVERNEVNSRKNMLLAAKQICKEFTDLLTQDRSPLGNSRPAPIMEPGIQGCLTHFSLITHGFGSPAICAAMTSLQNYLNEALKQVDKMYLSSGSDTQGSSDSGSKSTDKMDKHRK, encoded by the exons ATGTTGTGGAAATTAGCCGACAACGTCAAATATGAGGACGACTGCGAG GAAAGGCACGACGGCAGCAGCAATGGGAACCCCCGGCTGCCTCACCTGCCAGCGGTCAGCCAACACCTCTACAGcccgtctccctccctctcacacTCGGCCAGTTCGGACTTCCAGCCCCCGTACTTCCCGCCCCCTTACCAGCCTATCTCCTACCCTCAGTCCAGCGACCCCTACTCCCACCTCGGCGACCCTTTCAATATCAACTCTTTACACCAGTCACAGGCGTCGAACCAGCAGCAGCCATGGCCTGGAAGGCAGGGTCAGGATGGGCTCGGAGCTCACTCGAGGAGCGGGTTGGCGAGTCAGATCCTGGGCCTGGAGGGAGGTTCGTCCGGGGTGAGGAGGGAAGGGTTCCGCCGGCCGGAGCTGCTGCCCCCGCACGCTCACAGTATAGACTCGTCGGTTATTGGTGATAACATGGGGATGCACGACATGGGACACGGACTGGAAGATGTCCAA catgtAGATGACCACAGTATTATTATGGCAGATCAGACAGTCATCAAAAAAG TATTAGGACTGCGAGGTGGCAGGAACCTTGATCGCTTACAGAGGACTTATTATCAGGGGGGCATTCTTGCGG GTCCTGTCACTCTACCTAAAGGCAACGCGCTGGGTCTTCCTTTCCAGAAGGAGTCCCTGCTGGGAATGGTATCAAACCCCACGGAGGTGTTTTGCTCGGTGCCCGGCCGTCTCTCCTTGCTGAGCTCCACTTCCAAGTACAAAGTCACAGTGGCTGAGGTCCAGAGACGCCTGTCGCCCCCGGAGTGTCTGAACGCATCGCTCCTGGGAGGAGTTTTACGCAG AGCCAAGTCAAAAAATGGAGGCCGCTCTCTGAGAGAAAAGCTGGACAAGATTGGGCTCAACCTGCCCGCCGGAAGGAGGAAGGCGGCTAACGTAACTCTACTTACCTCACTAGTAGAAG GCGAAGCTGTTCATTTAGCGAGAGACTTCGGTTACGTGTGTGAGACGGAGTTCCCTGCAAAGGCGATCGCTGAATACCTGGGCCGGCCGCACGTGGAACGCAACGAGGTTAACTCTCGCAAGAACATGCTACTCGCTGCAAA GCAAATCTGCAAAGAGTTCACTGACCTGCTCACCCAGGACCGCTCACCTCTGGGAAACTCTCGGCCGGCCCCCATCATGGAGCCTGGGATCCAGGGCTGCCTCACCCACTTCAGTCTCATCACTCACGGCTTCGGCTCTCCGGCAATCTGCGCCGCCATGACCTCGCTGCAGAACTATCTGAACGAGGCGCTAAAACAAGTGGACAAGATGTACCTGAGCTCTGGTAGCGACACCCAGGGCTCCTCAGACAGTGGGAGCAAATCTACCGACAAAATGGACAAGCACAGGAA
- the tfap2c gene encoding transcription factor AP-2 gamma isoform X4, translated as MSMLERIDWRERHDGSSNGNPRLPHLPAVSQHLYSPSPSLSHSASSDFQPPYFPPPYQPISYPQSSDPYSHLGDPFNINSLHQSQASNQQQPWPGRQGQDGLGAHSRSGLASQILGLEGGSSGVRREGFRRPELLPPHAHSIDSSVIGDNMGMHDMGHGLEDVQHVDDHSIIMADQTVIKKGPVTLPKGNALGLPFQKESLLGMVSNPTEVFCSVPGRLSLLSSTSKYKVTVAEVQRRLSPPECLNASLLGGVLRRAKSKNGGRSLREKLDKIGLNLPAGRRKAANVTLLTSLVEGEAVHLARDFGYVCETEFPAKAIAEYLGRPHVERNEVNSRKNMLLAAKQICKEFTDLLTQDRSPLGNSRPAPIMEPGIQGCLTHFSLITHGFGSPAICAAMTSLQNYLNEALKQVDKMYLSSGSDTQGSSDSGSKSTDKMDKHRK; from the exons GAAAGGCACGACGGCAGCAGCAATGGGAACCCCCGGCTGCCTCACCTGCCAGCGGTCAGCCAACACCTCTACAGcccgtctccctccctctcacacTCGGCCAGTTCGGACTTCCAGCCCCCGTACTTCCCGCCCCCTTACCAGCCTATCTCCTACCCTCAGTCCAGCGACCCCTACTCCCACCTCGGCGACCCTTTCAATATCAACTCTTTACACCAGTCACAGGCGTCGAACCAGCAGCAGCCATGGCCTGGAAGGCAGGGTCAGGATGGGCTCGGAGCTCACTCGAGGAGCGGGTTGGCGAGTCAGATCCTGGGCCTGGAGGGAGGTTCGTCCGGGGTGAGGAGGGAAGGGTTCCGCCGGCCGGAGCTGCTGCCCCCGCACGCTCACAGTATAGACTCGTCGGTTATTGGTGATAACATGGGGATGCACGACATGGGACACGGACTGGAAGATGTCCAA catgtAGATGACCACAGTATTATTATGGCAGATCAGACAGTCATCAAAAAAG GTCCTGTCACTCTACCTAAAGGCAACGCGCTGGGTCTTCCTTTCCAGAAGGAGTCCCTGCTGGGAATGGTATCAAACCCCACGGAGGTGTTTTGCTCGGTGCCCGGCCGTCTCTCCTTGCTGAGCTCCACTTCCAAGTACAAAGTCACAGTGGCTGAGGTCCAGAGACGCCTGTCGCCCCCGGAGTGTCTGAACGCATCGCTCCTGGGAGGAGTTTTACGCAG AGCCAAGTCAAAAAATGGAGGCCGCTCTCTGAGAGAAAAGCTGGACAAGATTGGGCTCAACCTGCCCGCCGGAAGGAGGAAGGCGGCTAACGTAACTCTACTTACCTCACTAGTAGAAG GCGAAGCTGTTCATTTAGCGAGAGACTTCGGTTACGTGTGTGAGACGGAGTTCCCTGCAAAGGCGATCGCTGAATACCTGGGCCGGCCGCACGTGGAACGCAACGAGGTTAACTCTCGCAAGAACATGCTACTCGCTGCAAA GCAAATCTGCAAAGAGTTCACTGACCTGCTCACCCAGGACCGCTCACCTCTGGGAAACTCTCGGCCGGCCCCCATCATGGAGCCTGGGATCCAGGGCTGCCTCACCCACTTCAGTCTCATCACTCACGGCTTCGGCTCTCCGGCAATCTGCGCCGCCATGACCTCGCTGCAGAACTATCTGAACGAGGCGCTAAAACAAGTGGACAAGATGTACCTGAGCTCTGGTAGCGACACCCAGGGCTCCTCAGACAGTGGGAGCAAATCTACCGACAAAATGGACAAGCACAGGAA
- the tfap2c gene encoding transcription factor AP-2 gamma isoform X2: protein MSMLERIDWRERHDGSSNGNPRLPHLPAVSQHLYSPSPSLSHSASSDFQPPYFPPPYQPISYPQSSDPYSHLGDPFNINSLHQSQASNQQQPWPGRQGQDGLGAHSRSGLASQILGLEGGSSGVRREGFRRPELLPPHAHSIDSSVIGDNMGMHDMGHGLEDVQHVDDHSIIMADQTVIKKVLGLRGGRNLDRLQRTYYQGGILAGPVTLPKGNALGLPFQKESLLGMVSNPTEVFCSVPGRLSLLSSTSKYKVTVAEVQRRLSPPECLNASLLGGVLRRAKSKNGGRSLREKLDKIGLNLPAGRRKAANVTLLTSLVEGEAVHLARDFGYVCETEFPAKAIAEYLGRPHVERNEVNSRKNMLLAAKQICKEFTDLLTQDRSPLGNSRPAPIMEPGIQGCLTHFSLITHGFGSPAICAAMTSLQNYLNEALKQVDKMYLSSGSDTQGSSDSGSKSTDKMDKHRK from the exons GAAAGGCACGACGGCAGCAGCAATGGGAACCCCCGGCTGCCTCACCTGCCAGCGGTCAGCCAACACCTCTACAGcccgtctccctccctctcacacTCGGCCAGTTCGGACTTCCAGCCCCCGTACTTCCCGCCCCCTTACCAGCCTATCTCCTACCCTCAGTCCAGCGACCCCTACTCCCACCTCGGCGACCCTTTCAATATCAACTCTTTACACCAGTCACAGGCGTCGAACCAGCAGCAGCCATGGCCTGGAAGGCAGGGTCAGGATGGGCTCGGAGCTCACTCGAGGAGCGGGTTGGCGAGTCAGATCCTGGGCCTGGAGGGAGGTTCGTCCGGGGTGAGGAGGGAAGGGTTCCGCCGGCCGGAGCTGCTGCCCCCGCACGCTCACAGTATAGACTCGTCGGTTATTGGTGATAACATGGGGATGCACGACATGGGACACGGACTGGAAGATGTCCAA catgtAGATGACCACAGTATTATTATGGCAGATCAGACAGTCATCAAAAAAG TATTAGGACTGCGAGGTGGCAGGAACCTTGATCGCTTACAGAGGACTTATTATCAGGGGGGCATTCTTGCGG GTCCTGTCACTCTACCTAAAGGCAACGCGCTGGGTCTTCCTTTCCAGAAGGAGTCCCTGCTGGGAATGGTATCAAACCCCACGGAGGTGTTTTGCTCGGTGCCCGGCCGTCTCTCCTTGCTGAGCTCCACTTCCAAGTACAAAGTCACAGTGGCTGAGGTCCAGAGACGCCTGTCGCCCCCGGAGTGTCTGAACGCATCGCTCCTGGGAGGAGTTTTACGCAG AGCCAAGTCAAAAAATGGAGGCCGCTCTCTGAGAGAAAAGCTGGACAAGATTGGGCTCAACCTGCCCGCCGGAAGGAGGAAGGCGGCTAACGTAACTCTACTTACCTCACTAGTAGAAG GCGAAGCTGTTCATTTAGCGAGAGACTTCGGTTACGTGTGTGAGACGGAGTTCCCTGCAAAGGCGATCGCTGAATACCTGGGCCGGCCGCACGTGGAACGCAACGAGGTTAACTCTCGCAAGAACATGCTACTCGCTGCAAA GCAAATCTGCAAAGAGTTCACTGACCTGCTCACCCAGGACCGCTCACCTCTGGGAAACTCTCGGCCGGCCCCCATCATGGAGCCTGGGATCCAGGGCTGCCTCACCCACTTCAGTCTCATCACTCACGGCTTCGGCTCTCCGGCAATCTGCGCCGCCATGACCTCGCTGCAGAACTATCTGAACGAGGCGCTAAAACAAGTGGACAAGATGTACCTGAGCTCTGGTAGCGACACCCAGGGCTCCTCAGACAGTGGGAGCAAATCTACCGACAAAATGGACAAGCACAGGAA